A segment of the bacterium genome:
CTTCTGCCATTTCTTCCTCTTTATAAAAGGTAATTTTGTCCACCAATAAGTGAATTATATCAGATTTTTCCTCGTAAGTAGCATTCTGTATTTGTGCCTGTAATTCATCATATAGTTTCCTGAAATGGTCTGCATTCGCTTTAACTTCGTCTTTTCTGAGTATTTTTTGATTCAAAAGGGTGATTTCATTCCTTAGTCTTTCCTCCTCTCTCTTGCATTCGTCTATTTTCTTTTGGTAAACGGCGTAATCCATTGTATCGCTGGTTTCATAGACCTGGTCTATCTTTTTCTTTTTTCTTGCAACAACTTTTAACCTGTTTTCTGACTCGCCTATCTTTTCCTTTGTATCTTCAATCGGAATCTTAACGTCGTAGTCTTTCAACTTATCAATCATATACTCTGGCCTTTCCAGCAACTTTTTAATCGTGTCCCATATTAAATACAACCTCGCCTCACCGACACCGCCACAAAGATGACATCTACTATTTTTTACGGTTCTTTCTTCTTTCCATTTGGGTTCACGACTCCCGTGGTAAAAACGAAACATATTCTGGGTCTCCTTTCTGGGCGGCCTGTTTCCGGCAAATAGTTTGAAACCGCACTTCCCGCAGTACAAAAGCTTATTGAACAAATAAACATTTTTTAAGTTTCTGTCTGCCATTTCACGGTTTTTCAATAATTGTTCCCGGGCAAGCTTAAATTGTGTCTTACTAATGATATTTTTCGTTTTAAACGACACCCACTCGGTTTTGTCTCTTTGCAATCCCACATCTAACAAAACCGACAATCTTTTTTTGCCGTTTTTGTATCTATAGAATTCGTCCGTGCCAGTATAAATAGGATTGCATAGTATCCTGGCAATCGATGACTTGTGCCAATACCCCTTATTTTCTATTTTCCTTCGTTTCTTTAACGCATAACAGGGCATGTTCATTTCATTGGCTCGTTTGTGAATGGCACTCAACGGAAGCTTTTCGGCAACCAGCCATTTAAATAGCGTTCTCACCCATTTCGCCTCTTTTTCGTGGATTACCAATTCTTTATCCTTGTTTAGCCGGTATCCATAAGGCGGGCTTCCCCACACCCATTTTCCGTCTTTAGCGGCACGCTTTCTGCCGCCCTGCATTCGCTCAACGATAATATCTCTCTCAAACTCCGCAAATGTGGCCAGTTGATTAAAAAACGCCCTACCTGCCGAGGTAGAAGTGTCCAGTGCCTGGGTAACGGAACAAAAACTAATGCCCATATCTTTCAAATCGTACACTGCGTTTACTAATATTCGAAGGTTTCTTGCCATTCTGTCTGCCTTATGAACCAATACCATATCAAACTTCTTTTCTTTCGCATCTTCAAAAAGTTTCTTTAACGCTGGCCTTTCTTCGATTGGCAAAGTACCAGAAAAGCCCTCGTCCTTATAAACCCATTCTTGATTCCATATAAACCCCTGCGATTTACAGTAAGCTTTTGCGCTCTCTTCCTGAACGATAAGACCGTAGCGGTCTTCTTTCGCCTTCGTTTTATCTTCAATGCTTTCCCTGAGATATATCGCCGCCCTCGTTTCTTTTTTGTTTTTATTTTCTGTAAACATGTTTTTTATTTTTTAATCTTCTAATAATTCCCTGAGACCGTCGTCTAGGGGCACCACGCCTTGCTTATATAACTCCAAATATTCGTCCTTAAAACATTCGTTTTTTAGTTGCATAAGGCAATAATCGTTGGTTATTATCCCTTGATCGTCTTCATAAGCCGACCTTCTAAGGAATCCCGTAACGACATCTCTCTCTTTCCAGCCGTCGGTCCATCTGCCCATCGCCTTTATCTTCCGCTTCTTTTCGTCAATAAACATGACAGTGCTAAACGCTTTTCTGTTTTTATACATTGACGGACTTTGTTTTTTCTTAATTTTTACAATCCTAAGTTTTTCGTAAGTTGTCGAAACAAACATAATGTTTCTAACCGTTAATAATTTTTGGGCATTCCCTTGAAGTAAAGACGGTAAGTTTCTCCTTCTGGTAGACGATTACGATTTTATCCCCGCATCTGAATCCGTACTTTTCAAGAATTTTGTTTGCAATTCTGATATAAGGAACGGAGCCTGTCGTCCTCGATTTATAACTGACCGTTTGAAATCTTACCGTCTTCCTCATCAAGAATATGGAACCATATTTTGCCATACTGCGGATACGCCGAGTTATTAACAGCGCTGGATTCTTAACATCTACATCTTCTTTTACGATCTTCTATTACATTCTGTTCATATTCCGCAAACATAAGCATCAAATACATTGTGCTTCTGCCAAAAGCAGAAGAAGTATCAAGCGGTTCTGAAACAGA
Coding sequences within it:
- a CDS encoding recombinase family protein, with the translated sequence MFTENKNKKETRAAIYLRESIEDKTKAKEDRYGLIVQEESAKAYCKSQGFIWNQEWVYKDEGFSGTLPIEERPALKKLFEDAKEKKFDMVLVHKADRMARNLRILVNAVYDLKDMGISFCSVTQALDTSTSAGRAFFNQLATFAEFERDIIVERMQGGRKRAAKDGKWVWGSPPYGYRLNKDKELVIHEKEAKWVRTLFKWLVAEKLPLSAIHKRANEMNMPCYALKKRRKIENKGYWHKSSIARILCNPIYTGTDEFYRYKNGKKRLSVLLDVGLQRDKTEWVSFKTKNIISKTQFKLAREQLLKNREMADRNLKNVYLFNKLLYCGKCGFKLFAGNRPPRKETQNMFRFYHGSREPKWKEERTVKNSRCHLCGGVGEARLYLIWDTIKKLLERPEYMIDKLKDYDVKIPIEDTKEKIGESENRLKVVARKKKKIDQVYETSDTMDYAVYQKKIDECKREEERLRNEITLLNQKILRKDEVKANADHFRKLYDELQAQIQNATYEEKSDIIHLLVDKITFYKEEEMAEVRMKVPIDAPDSLAVQDVLGNQVVKENDVLCSHRIHRNTAKASDSN